CACGGCCACCGTCTGGGGTCGTCCCACGGAGGCCTCGCTCGCCAGTTCCGAAGGGGATTCGAGCACGATACCCATGAGCGTGCCTCCCGCCGATCCCGCCAAGGCAGCGGACACGATCTGGATCACCTCCAAATCCGCCTCGGGGTTCGTGGGAAGAATGGAAGGAACCGCCTACGACTACCGGACGGGCAATCCTTTGGCCCCTGACACCAGCCTCTTCGCCCCCCGGGACACCAACGCCTACTTCCCTTTTTCCCAAACCACCAATTCCTACCTGCTGGAGGGTTTGGTGCAAAAGCGGCTGAGCTCCACCGGGAGGATGCGCCCCTCCGGCCAATCCATCTGCGGCATGTCCCAGCCCTATGTCGAAGAAACCCTGTTGGACAAGGTTTCCTGTGGGGAGGCAGCCAACAGCCCCGATAAATGGTTCGCTCCCGTGTCGCGGGGCACCAAGGCCATGAACACCTCGATTCCCTTCGCCATCGATCTCGCCCAATCCACCCTGACCACCTACGGGTTCGCCGACACCACGTTCTTCCCTTTGGACACTCTCGCCAAGCTGCCCGGCACCAACGAGAAGAATCCCTTTCTGGACGCCATCAAGGACAACCGCCTGGCCCTCCACAACTTCGGGTTCTGCGTGGAACTCCACGGCCAAGCCCAGCCCACGCCGGGAGCCATCCTGACGGTGAAGGCCGACGACGACACCTGGGTGTTCGTCGACAGCCAGCTGGTGGTGGACCTGGGCGGCCAGCATTCCGCCGAGCAGCGGTCCTTCGCCCTGGATCGCCTGCCCCTTCCGCTTCCTCCGGTGATGTCGATCGATCTGTTCCATTGCGAGCGGCACGTGAACGAATCCATCCTCTCCATCTCGGCGAATTTCCCCATCCACCCGGTGGGGACCCTGAAGGCGCCGTCCCGGATCTCCTCCCTGCGACCGACTCCCGCTTTGCAAACGAGCCTTTCCATGCATCCTGGCAGGAATGCCCTGTCCATCCAAGCCGCCCCCGGACGCGCCTGGAGCCTGGAGCTGCGCGGCTTGGACGGCAG
This DNA window, taken from Fibrobacterota bacterium, encodes the following:
- a CDS encoding fibro-slime domain-containing protein, translating into MRPSGQSICGMSQPYVEETLLDKVSCGEAANSPDKWFAPVSRGTKAMNTSIPFAIDLAQSTLTTYGFADTTFFPLDTLAKLPGTNEKNPFLDAIKDNRLALHNFGFCVELHGQAQPTPGAILTVKADDDTWVFVDSQLVVDLGGQHSAEQRSFALDRLPLPLPPVMSIDLFHCERHVNESILSISANFPIHPVGTLKAPSRISSLRPTPALQTSLSMHPGRNALSIQAAPGRAWSLELRGLDGRLHQSITGTGPTMIPWTNSGISVALLRSGSETVRGRFVSAR